Proteins co-encoded in one Theileria equi strain WA chromosome 3, complete sequence genomic window:
- a CDS encoding hypothetical protein (encoded by transcript BEWA_001540A), which translates to MIPLLGVIIDIQRNIPPEQGSITYYGGPLDENKVKLTKAEFPLNSGLWKFTHTSADETSGGLFNVKEVKYGHGGSDINDVRPQEPIKSLSVWYHSGDKHHNQPLLVEIWEKEGNYKYHETKGNGSWNPHSNGSQDNQRLEGKALEQKLDNLNCKHYKLVNIDLTRNRYRTGNKYCCDKHDTGKKRVSVREEKVANTIPYFKHHIGGESELSGIKYNEDGQSSGRRNITLSGHEFPIKGPLSVYAFYCTDNDPVLIYVKEGSPVVNKWFKKGNTGGYTWTETLEGLRNTMPDKIKTCGDGNFDQLVKELKDFGCGYSTCPQQQPPPPPPPPPPLPGGGGPVGKDGEGSGDPDASGVEGPTGPAPGPGSVEGEPQA; encoded by the coding sequence ATGATTCCTTTACTTGGTGTCATCATTGACATACAGAGGAACATTCCTCCTGAACAGGGATCTATTACATACTATGGAGGTCCTCtcgatgaaaataaagttAAGTTGACTAAGGCCGAGTTTCCTCTTAACTCTGGCCTCTGGAAGTTCACACATACTTCAGCTGATGAGACATCCGGGGGACTTTTTAATGTTAAGGAAGTTAAGTATGGACATGGCGGTAgtgatataaatgatgTAAGACCTCAAGAACCTATAAAGTCTTTATCAGTATGGTAtcattctggagataaGCATCATAATCAACCTCTCCTTGTTGAAATATGGGAGAAAGAAGggaattataaatatcatGAAACTAAGGGAAATGGCTCTTGGAATCCACATAGTAATGGTTCTCAAGATAATCAACGGCTGGAAGGTAAAGCCCTTGAGCAGAAACTTGACAACCTCAATTGTAAACATTACAAGTTGGTAAATATCGATCTAACTCGTAATAGATACAGAACGGGAAATAAATATTGTTGTGACAAGCATGATACTGGTAAAAAAAGGGTCTCTGTTAGAGAGGAGAAAGTGGCCAATACTATTCCCTATTTCAAGCATCATATTGGTGGTGAATCTGAACTCTCTGGCATCAAGTATAACGAGGATGGTCAGTCTAGTGGTAGGAGGAATATAACTTTAAGTGGACACGAATTTCCAATTAAAGGCCCACTCAGCGTCTACGCGTTTTATTGTACAGATAATGATCCAGTACTAATATACGTCAAAGAAGGAAGCCCTGTTGTTAACAAGTGGTTCAAGAAAGGCAATACTGGTGGTTACACATGGACAGAGACCTTGGAAGGACTCCGAAATACAATGCCAGATAAAATCAAAACTTGTGGTGACGGTAACTTTGACCAACTTGTGAAGGAACTAAAAGACTTTGGATGTGGCTATTCAACATGTCCTCAACAACAACCTCCACCACCGCCTCCGCCGCCCCCTCCTCTACCTGGCGGTGGTGGACCTGTtggtaaagatggtgaagGTTCTGGTGATCCTGATGCTAGTGGTGTTGAAGGACCTACTGGCCCTGCTCCTGGACCTGGTTCTGTTGAAGGTGAACCTCAAGCTTAA
- a CDS encoding hypothetical protein (encoded by transcript BEWA_001550A) encodes MVTVNQSTRIYCFTLFIVLAICGIVGVNGDVNILCGEWTRWTPCEDGKQYRGRWCRYRRGSEPRKSRAALPRSIQEWIGRVESHGAPKSDATYVVEADFEISRCGQSNNLWVPPGRARVRADERDFRKHQGIGTKTRNEEKDQNRPSGLGLKTQREVERERKKAEREQRKAEREQRKAEREQRKAEREKKKAEREERRAERERKRAERGKKGPKIARENCPLDPAKGGETPIIGQGGSEPIIASAKNGPSNNSQDTKTPSFKAQETFNDTREPVRPQLVVPRPLVTPKRVQEPIRVVTPTVPRAAPVVVTQPRKPKPPRRPLRPWRPTRPGGRRPNVTPRIKRPATPRPAPNTRRIRVVPIKVPRVVAQPRIVTPIVRPSAVTKPAEPKVNATNETGILAHVYPVPPVPSDAPVTKEPEPSNVKEGQDDKSPNEQGNSQSSDNGEYRDVPRGMKEDEELTNQNDRLNEEAAPILENGNDKERVKASSTTSEENEKPSYGGDLSSLEREAAEPSIGIVHPLESDTANGNEDDGISPLISEGENGARDDKGAIPPQPPVTPPTEGSSETPQSVGKVGALDIANPDETRVDINKGDSSGVGYRGLMPKDDVIVSSVLDAGATVWEAEGANDKCVAINLYSRGDTSLLTLWTIRGESLDILYFKRVKDKWDGITPKEFKEKLNGMDDGDEDNDKRDEPAVQEPAKDTFEGTRDSTPSKAAEEENKTPVVVLPDKESKNAQDQADGPTIKEPEEAIVSEDGKLAPEPMAHKDEDQVSLSRDEDVQNDDSGVPEPTMHAPEIQEVKDLESPVNETSEADPVENVNTEDDVQSPEQASREEEVLEHKQGKEGESIFSSGDVPPKDDAPKGPLGMDNLDLAGEGGKEGDDDDDDKGPEMVADDQPKDGDAHDPLKAVEPLEGEDEQEAGQEKEGGDQEGVQGPEEVLPEPQAVDPPEESNEERPESEMPEVVLPPAEPNDNDEKEPETIPDAPAKKDDSGESQPEEALAQEHGTPKENEVEGEEQDGNRAQDEQPPDEEGSEVKEEDSPVEDPKPVSNEEESSNEQEELGDLDDQDSEETLVEEVQPEVVPPAESPEDDEPGKESESDDMGDPSKENEQEARVEETGSEGVTSEDDGLESNKGETPKGDEEQKASESASNTEEVVQEQPEPEPATEEEEQSPGNSEASQEGNDESNEHSPSLGDNDDEDEEEEDDDEEAGQEEEGELQDADKEDEEPSTNDDSEENESEFNEPREGAESPEDDEPEPSDPAEDAETPENEVSTDAQDDGDKGDDEEPEYDEVEEEGAKEPEAPVETTTDADGSKVLEDAPVKKEESRDKPSSDDKEHETAQIDDPDHAGRVEYAAILGDYDQNLAPETKQRGFGTGAKIAGGIIGGLLAIAAAGAGYKLHKKRFVCVVHGLEVPRREYGPCSRYLSSLHTILGTPGSPEIF; translated from the exons ATGGTCACTGTAAATCAATCCACTAGGATTTATTGCTTTACACTATTCATTGTATTAG CAATTTGTGGGATTGTCGGAGTCAATGGTGATGTGAATATTTTGTGCGGAGAATGGACTCGATGGACTCCCTGTGAGGATGGCAAACAGTATAGAGGAAGGTGGTGTAGATACAGGAGGGGTTCTGAGCCAAGGAAATCTAGGGCCGCTTTGCCTAGGTCTATTCAAGAATGGATTGGTCGAGTAGAAAGTCACGGTGCACCAAAGAGTGATGCGACTTATGTAGTTGAGGCTGATTTTGAAATTTCAAGGTGTGGTCAATCAAACAACCTCTGGGTGCCACCTGGAAGAGCAAGAGTCCGAGCGGATGAAAGGGACTTTAGAAAACATCAAGGAATTGGCACAAAAACAAggaatgaagaaaaggatcAAAACAGACCAAGTGGCTTGGGATTAAAAACCCAAAGGGAAGTTGAAAGAGAACGCAAAAAAGCGGAACGAGAGCAACGAAAAGCTGAAAGGGAACAAAGGAAAGCTGAAAGGGAACAAAGGAAAGCTGAAAGGGAGAAGAAAAAGGCAGAGAGAGAAGAAAGGAGGGCTGAACGAGAACGAAAAAGAGCCGAGAGAGGAAAGAAGGGTCCCAAAATTGCAAGGGAAAATTGTCCATTAGATCCAGCAAAGGGTGGAGAAACGCCCATAATTGGACAAGGTGGATCCGAACCTATTATTGCAAGTGCAAAGAATGGACCAAGTAACAATTCACAGGATACCAAGACACCGAGTTTCAAGGCTCAAGAAACTTTTAATGACACAAGAGAACCAGTTAGGCCACAACTTGTCGTTCCAAGACCTCTTGTTACACCAAAGAGGGTTCAGGAGCCTATAAGGGTGGTGACACCAACTGTACCAAGGGCAGCACCAGTGGTTGTTACACAGCCAAGGAAGCCAAAACCACCAAGACGACCCTTGAGACCTTGGAGACCAACACGTCCGGGAGGTCGCAGACCAAATGTTACGCCCAGAATCAAGAGACCAGCAACCCCAAGACCTGCGCCAAATACAAGAAGGATTAGGGTTGTGCCCATTAAAGTCCCAAGGGTTGTTGCACAACCTAGAATTGTAACTCCAATTGTTAGGCCAAGTGCTGTCACTAAACCAGCTGAACCCAAGGTAAATGCAACAAACGAGACTGGTATTCTTGCACATGTTTACCCGGTACCACCTGTCCCTAGTGATGCTCCTGTTACAAAGGAACCGGAGCCAAGTAACGTCAAGGAAGGACAAGATGACAAAAGTCCCAATGAACAAGGAAATAGCCAATCGTCTGACAACGGAGAGTATAGAGATGTCCCCAGGGGAATGaaagaggatgaagaattgACCAATCAGAATGACCGTTTAAATGAGGAAGCTGCCCCAATTTTAGAGAATGGGAATGACAAGGAAAGGGTAAAGGCCAGTAGTACGACGAgtgaagaaaatgaaaagcCAAGCTACGGTGGTGATTTGTCTTCTTTGGAAAGGGAAGCTGCAGAACCTTCCATTGGCATTGTTCACCCTCTAGAATCTGATACTGCCAATGGcaatgaagatgatggaataTCACCTTTAATTTCTGAAGGTGAAAATGGTGCAAGGGATGATAAAGGAGCTATTCCACCTCAACCTCCTGTGACCCCTCCTACTGAAGGGTCTTCAGAAACTCCTCAGTCAGTTGGAAAGGTCGGTGCTCTAGATATTGCCAATCCTGATGAGACAAGGGTAGATATTAATAAAGGCGATAGTAGTGGAGTAGGTTACAGGGGATTAATGCCAAAGGATGATGTTATCGTATCCTCTGTTTTGGATGCTGGAGCTACTGTATGGGAGGCTGAAGGAGCCAACGACAAGTGTGTAGCCATTAACCTATACTCTAGGGGTGATACATCCCTCCTAACTTTGTGGACCATTAGAGGAGAATCTCTggacattttatattttaaaaggGTGAAAGACAAATGGGATGGCATAACACCCAAGGAGTTTAAAGAGAAGTTGAATGGAATGgatgatggagatgaagataatgaTAAAAGAGATGAACCAGCTGTTCAAGAACCCGCTAAAGATACTTTTGAAGGAACCAGAGATTCTACACCCTCTAAAGCAGCCGAGGAGGAAAATAAAACTCCAGTTGTGGTCTTGCCtgataaagagtctaaAAATGCGCAGGACCAAGCAGATGGTCCCACCATCAAGGAACCGGAGGAAGCCATTGTTTCAGAGGATGGAAAACTTGCTCCTGAACCAATGGCCCATAAAGATGAGGATCAAGTGTCATTATCTagagatgaagatgttcaAAATGATGATTCAGGAGTCCCAGAGCCTACTATGCATGCTCCAGAGATTCAAGAAGTTAAAGATTTGGAATCACCTGTAAATGAAACGTCAGAAGCTGACCCTGTTGAAAATGTTAATACGGAAGATGATGTTCAGTCCCCTGAGCAAGCGAGTAGAGAGGAAGAGGTGCTGGAACATAAGCAAGGGAAAGAGGGTGAATCCATTTTTTCATCTGGTGATGTTCCGCCAAAGGATGATGCACCTAAAGGTCCTTTGGGGATGGATAATTTGGATCTTGCGGGTGAAGGAGGAAAGGAAGGGGATGATGATGACGACGACAAGGGACCAGAAATGGTCGCAGATGATCAACCCAAGGATGGTGATGCACATGATCCCTTGAAGGCGGTTGAACCTCTTGAGGGAGAGGACGAACAGGAGGCCGGACAAGAGAAGGAAGGAGGCGACCAAGAGGGAGTTCAAGGGCCCGAGGAAGTACTTCCAGAGCCACAAGCTGTAGACCCTCCGGAAGAATCCAATGAGGAGAGACCCGAATCTGAGATGCCAGAGGTTGTTCTCCCTCCTGCAGAACCTAATGATAATGATGAGAAAGAACCTGAGACCATACCAGATGCTCCAGCAAAGAAGGACGACTCTGGTGAATCACAACCTGAAGAGGCATTGGCTCAAGAACATGGTACTCCTAAAGAAAATGAGGTAGAGGGTGAAGAGCAAGACGGCAATAGAGCTCAAGATGAACAACCACCAGATGAGGAGGGGTCAGAAGTTAAGGAGGAAGACTCTCCTGTAGAGGATCCCAAGCCAGTATCtaatgaggaagaatctaGTAATGAGCAAGAGGAGCTAGGAGACCTTGATGATCAAGACTCTGAAGAGactcttgtagaagaaGTACAGCCAGAAGTTGTTCCTCCTgcagaatctccagaggatgatgaaccTGGGAAGGAATcagaatctgatgatatGGGAGACCCGTCCAAAGAGAATGAGCAGGAAGCCAGAGTAGAGGAGACTGGGTCAGAGGGTGTTACGtctgaagatgatggatTAGAGTCTAATAAGGGAGAGACTCCTAAAGGGGATGAAGAACAAAAAGCTTCTGAATCTGCATCCAATACTGAGGAGGTAGTTCAGGAACAACCAGAGCCTGAACCAGCTacagaagaggaagaacaaTCACCAGGAAATAGTGAGGCATCTCAAGAAGGAAACGATGAATCTAATGAACACTCACCTTCGCTAGGAGATAAtgatgatgaggatgaggaagaagaagacgatgatgaagaagctggacaagaggaagaagggGAGCTCCAAGACGCTgataaggaagatgaagaaccATCTACCAACGATGATTCTGAAGAGAATGAGTCAGAGTTCAATGAACCTAGAGAAGGTgcagaatctccagaggatgatgaaccTGAACCCAGTGATCCTGCTGAAGACGCAGAGACCCCGGAAAACGAAGTTTCCACAGACGCGCAAGATGATGGCGACAAAGGAGACGATGAAGAACCTGAGTATGATGAAGTAGAAGAGGAGGGAGCTAAAGAACCAGAGGCTCCAGTAGAGACTACCACAGATGCAGATGGATCCAAGGTTCTGGAAGATGCTCCAGTGAAGAAGGAGGAGTCTAGAGATAAACCATCtagtgatgataaagagcACGAGACTGCTCAAATTGATGACCCTGATCATGCGGGTAGAGTGGAGTATGCAGCCATTTTGGGTGATTATGATCAAAATTTGGCGCCAGAGACCAAACAAAGGGGATTTGGAACGGGTGCAAAGATTGCCGGAGGTATCATTGGAGGCTTGCTGGCTATAGCTGCCGCCGGAGCCGGATACAAGCTACACaagaagaggtttgtttgtGTGGTACATGGACTagaggtacctagaagagAGTATGGGCCATGTTCCAGGTACCTCTCCTCTCTACACACCATTCTGGGTACCCCTGGTTCTCCGGAGATTTTCTAG
- a CDS encoding 158 kDa Babesia protein (encoded by transcript BEWA_001560A) yields the protein MRLRTQILSFIFANFLLSGSDAWVNRFHEQSLVANDSGFHDVSTGDDLDSSFLTVSQDEEFDDVDVTLEDFEDDEEDSFLQRGDVPQTSTTEDYQTIHKKCKKWEPLTQCANKSTISCLDPDQKDLTLPCFEFTNNKWSHWSPCVGNSQFRFLLDTVTGGTEYRSCTESEMEEQKEERPAAVVPQPDHKTLEEAQRLAKEAKDKEEQLARERAELERKKAELEQLVKNAQSAEERAKAEKRTLEEAKEQQKNQHEQELKRLEELRRAQKSEHEQQQDLILRAKEELQRREEAHKLKEQAAEEKRIKDEADRLAKIEAEEKARLDKIKQEDQERKDKIAAEEEKLKQAREAEQQRLDAERQALEKERQDELEKRKAHEDDIVKRSLEANRALEDLQATRSEVEKTLSHNKEAKAALEKERAAFDAAVAKLREQEKSVEQSAEDAKKALERATVAQEDYERRLKDVQDRESAVKKREDDVTTKSATVDSKEITVNAKDEELKTKQKSLEERAVTLAADEKKVKDRENAVSDKENAATKRDVELAEKEKLLNDKEANLNTKEKDLEKKEKELEERRTAVELGEKELKAKVAAAEETDRNLAEKDTRLKTREAEAAKKEAKNLEESVKLEGEAKTLKTKTEELNEESRKLITKEGELKALEQTLEERKTRVAASETASDKRVKDLDAREAQINADEARVKEGLEARRRAVVSRENAVKIQLDNLLEAQKGHKTKSAELLALETKLNNQQAQLDTTKQQLDSKEKELKTSHEQLDSKKKALDEAVEKSKRLEEKQKEMEKQAEENAENLNTAKKDLTTAQAQNTALENRKKELETELEKYKTDLEESKNTVTTKESELNKLKSDLESKADQLQQKTQEAIEKQKVIETKTKELEMKSEQLSSKDSELEAKKKELSDKNDELLMKSKELDSKEKDLLAKQVQIMKGDEERTKLSNDIVALKKSRDEITVELGKAKLACSGAKQLEDHTLATHEEGDAQDTELDLEHPDVHEEGHVDWEGHEEEDQQQEGEEHDQAEEGGENEQEHVESEDEQNSRDEQAWLHDRQAKELAEHIRAKRAKEGTSSTKKRTVTTNVATASIVAGVFLLVAGAAYGFKRRNTEYLEFCDDVDADGYADESDDEQVDDSETKIRIEESEFWSKSSNV from the exons ATGAGGTTACGCACGCAGATTCTATCTTTTATATTCGCCAACTTTTTACTATCAG GTTCGGACGCCTGGGTTAATAGGTTTCACGAGCAGTCATTGGTTGCCAACGACTCTGGCTTCCATGATGTATCGACAGGTGACGACCTGGACTCGTCGTTTTTGACCGTGTCTCAAGACGAGGAATTTGATGACGTTGACGTTACGCTGGAGGattttgaagatgatgaagaagacTCCTTTCTACAGCGTGGAGATGTTCCCCAAACGAGTACTACTGAGGATTACCAGACGATCCACAAAAAGTGCAAGAAGTGGGAACCACTCACCCAGTGTGCCAACAAGTCCACCATTTCATGTTTGGACCCTGACCAGAAGGACTTGACTCTACCATGCTTTGAATTCACAAATAACAAGTGGTCACACTGGTCACCATGCGTAGGCAATTCCCAGTTTAGGTTCTTGTTGGACACTGTTACTGGAGGTACCGAGTACCGTTCATGCACCGAGAGTGAAATGGAAGAACAAAAAGAGGAACGACCAGCAGCAGTAGTACCACAACCAGACCACAAGACCCTCGAAGAGGCCCAGAGATTGGCCAAGGAGGCAAAggataaggaagaacaaTTGGCAAGGGAAAGAGCAGAGCTGGAACGTAAGAAGGCTGAGCTTGAACAACTCGTCAAGAATGCCCAGAGTGCAGAAGAACGCGCCAAAGCGGAGAAAAGAACCCTGGAAGAAGCAAAGGAGCAACAAAAGAACCAACATGAGCAAGAGTTGAAAAGGTTGGAGGAGTTGCGCAGAGCTCAAAAGTCGGAACATGAACAACAGCAAGACCTGATCCTTAGGGCCAAGGAAGAACTCCAAAGGAGGGAAGAAGCCCATAAACTCAAGGAACAGGCTGCCGAAGAAAAGAGGATTAAGGATGAGGCTGATAGGTTGGCCAAGATTGAAGCCGAGGAAAAAGCAAGACTTGACAAAATCAAACAAGAGGACCAGGAGAGAAAGGATAAGATTGCCGcagaagaagaaaagctAAAACAAGCCAGAGAGGCAGAGCAACAGAGATTGGATGCAGAGAGACAAGCACTTGAGAAAGAAAGACAGGATGAACTTGAAAAGAGAAAAGCCCACGAAGATGATATTGTAAAGAGAAGCCTAGAGGCAAATCGGGCACTCGAGGATCTTCAAGCCACTAGATCCGAGGTTGAAAAGACACTCAGTCATAATAAGGAGGCAAAGGCTGCACTAGAAAAGGAGAGAGCTGCATTTGACGCGGCTGTCGCCAAACTCAGGGAACAAGAAAAGTCTGTAGAACAGTCTGCTGAGGATGCCAAAAAAGCCCTCGAGCGCGCAACAGTTGCACAAGAGGATTATGAAAGGAGGCTCAAGGATGTTCAAGATAGGGAGTCTGCTGTTAAAAAGAGAGAGGATGATGTTACAACAAAATCCGCTACTGTTGATAGCAAGGAAATCACCGTCAATGCAAAGGACGAAGAGCTCAAGACTAAACAAAAATCCCTTGAGGAGAGAGCTGTTACTCTTGCGGctgatgaaaagaaggTGAAGGATAGAGAAAATGCCGTAAGCGACAAAGAAAATGCTGCCACCAAAAGGGACGTCGAGTTGGCCGAAAAGGAAAAGCTCCTCAATGATAAGGAAGCTAACCTCAACACTAAAGAGAAGGACttggagaagaaggaaaaggaactAGAGGAGAGACGCACAGCTGTTGAGCTTGGTGAAAAGGAACTAAAGGCTAAGGTAGCAGCTGCTGAGGAGACCGATCGCAACTTGGCAGAAAAGGACACCAGACTCAAGACCAGAGAGGCTGAGGCTGCCAAGAAGGAGGCCAAGAACCTTGAGGAATCTGTAAAATTAGAAGGAGAAGCCAAGACACTCAAGACAAAGACCGAAGAACTCAATGAAGAGAGCCGCAAGTTGATTACTAAGGAGGGAGAACTCAAGGCTCTTGAGCAGACCTTGGAGGAGAGAAAGACTAGAGTAGCCGCATCCGAAACCGCATCTGATAAGAGAGTCAAGGATTTGGACGCCAGAGAAGCCCAGATCAATGCTGATGAGGCTAGAGTAAAGGAGGGACTTGAGGCAAGAAGACGTGCTGTTGTTAGCAGGGAAAATGCTGTCAAGATCCAATTGGATAACTTGCTCGAAGCTCAAAAGGGACACAAGACAAAGAGTGCAGAGCTACTCGCTCTTGAAACTAAGCTCAATAACCAACAAGCACAGTTGGATACTACCAAGCAACAACTCGACTCTAAGGAGAAGGAACTAAAGACTAGCCATGAACAGCTCGATTCCAAGAAGAAGGCACTAGATGAGGCTGTAGAAAAGAGCAAGAGGCTCGAAGAGAAGCAAaaggaaatggaaaaacAGGCCGAAGAGAATGCCGAGAACTTGAACACTGCCAAAAAAGATCTTACCACCGCCCAGGCTCAAAACACTGCCCTTGAAAACAGAAAGAAAGAATTAGAAACTGAATTGGAGAAATACAAGACTGATCTTGAGGAAAGCAAGAATACCGTCACCACTAAGGAGTCTGAGTTGAACAAGCTCAAGAGCGATTTGGAAAGCAAGGCAGACCAATTGCAACAAAAGACTCAAGAGGCCATTGAAAAGCAAAAGGTTATTGAAACAAAGACCAAGGAGCTCGAGATGAAGAGTGAACAATTGTCCTCAAAGGATTCTGAACTTGAAGCTAAGAAGAAGGAATTAAGTGACAAGAATGATGAACTCTTAATGAAGAGCAAGGAACTTGACAGCAAGGAGAAGGATCTACTTGCCAAACAAGTACAGATTATGAAGGGTGATGAAGAAAGGACAAAGTTGTCCAATGATATTGTCGCTCTAAAGAAGTCCAGAGATGAGATCACAGTTGAATTGGGTAAGGCTAAACTCGCTTGCTCCGGAGCCAAACAACTTGAGGATCATACCCTAGCCACTCATGAAGAAGGGGATGCCCAAGATACCGAATTGGATCTAGAACACCCCGACGTTCATGAGGAGGGACATGTTGATTGGGAGGGAcatgaagaggaagatcAACAACAAGAGGGAGAAGAACACGACCAAGCTGAAGAAGGTGGCGAGAATGAACAGGAACATGTAGAAagtgaagatgaacagAATTCTAGAGATGAACAAGCTTGGCTGCACGATAGGCAAGCAAAGGAACTTGCAGAACATATAAGAGCAAAGAGAGCAAAGGAAGGTACCTCCTCCACCAAAAAGAGAACAGTTACAACTAATGTAGCTACTGCCTCTATTGTCGCTGGTGTATTCTTGCTTGTTGCCGGTGCCGCATATGGATTTAAGAGGAGAAATACCGAGTACCTCGAGTTTTGTGACGATGTAGATGCCGACGGATACGCAGATGAGTCCGACGATGAACAAGTCGATGACAGCGAAACCAAGATCAGAATCGAAGAAAGCGAATTCTGGTCAAAGTCTAGCAAtgtttaa
- a CDS encoding hypothetical protein (encoded by transcript BEWA_001570A), whose translation MRQTLFKSSILTPICGSSGLGCAQGVKFAQRDFARLERRHFGGYIEGFYTTGHASTGFSTPLRKIFFYSAILFQILPMARNDHAVWSKKASELSSVGGTTTGAGKQNDTCQETGGSSQCKDKNRQKDGGAISSFNAFLSQGLMIILTSTGDGYLKTYSKYERDPGEVLLVTIVTTPLEILTTLMPHSTKTIYSNNRLIY comes from the exons ATGAGGCAAACTCTTTTTAAATCGTCAATTTTGACGCCCATTTGTGGTTCATCTGGGCTTGGCTGCGCTCAGGGCGTCAAGTTTGCCCAGAGGGACTTTGCAAGGCTCGAGAGACGCCACTTTGGAGGCTACATTGAGGGTTTTTATACCACTGGCCACGCATCGACCGGATTTTCAACTCCGCTGAGGAAAATTTTCTTTTACTCGGCCATTCTCTTCCAG ATTCTTCCAATGGCTAGGAATGACCATGCAGTATGGAGTAAAAAAGCTTCTGAATTATCTTCTGTTGGTGGTACTACTACTGGAGCGGGTAAGCAGAATGACACCTGCCAAGAAACTGGTGGTAGTAGTCAGTGCAAGGATAAGAATAGGCAGAAGGATGGTGGTGCTATTTCCTCTTTCAATGCCTTCTtatcccaaggtttaatgataaTTTTGACCTCTACTGGAGACGGTTATCTGAAGACCTATTCCAAATATGAGCGTGACCCAGGGGAAGTACTGCTAGTGACCATTGTTACAACTCCTCTAGAGATACTCACGACACTGATGCCTCATTCTACAAAGACAATCTATTCTAACAATCGACTCATCTACTGA
- a CDS encoding hypothetical protein (encoded by transcript BEWA_001580A) — MSQEVYKPAQAGISYKSVATSKPGLISETSTRRAPFKSNRIKSPTRDYGITRDVSTRLQEYDTYSGVTKDTVLTGTSKGESHSGKHVRSIDTCYVDTARVSDVEVEPGSHRVLTEEELATFRTSFCTKHHQNKCPNSDSCEKSHCLTWQRRNPFEVDYCPHLCPEIQFVKKSRKMVLYRRCTRGKNCNFAHSKEEELYHPLVYKTKQCSAYPRCSRYFCPFVHTPDELRDVSKFKGTLREQPSPDVPTVPSRVTGSPSDDATGERKEKLGVDTKMLIPLDSAETLKSSTLEPSTSLWYELPNMCNYDDLTFKGLYDEYGSFRVADDYQGEFDLQFTQVPLDPTASRSANVRRRQPVSKSGVYVDNYGMENYGLDYGLNYGMEYGVDLDNFGAQYVQYVSNDLDERFNSLNIGKNEDQTDDCALNDILVKFINEIGDK, encoded by the coding sequence ATGTCTCAGGAAGTATATAAGCCGGCACAAGCTGGCATATCCTACAAGAGCGTGGCCACAAGCAAGCCTGGGCTCATTTCTGAAACCAGCACCCGGAGGGCACCCTTTAAATCTAATCGAATAAAGTCACCCACGCGAGACTATGGAATTACGAGGGACGTATCCACACGATTGCAGGAATACGACACCTATTCTGGAGTTACAAAGGATACTGTTCTCACTGGAACTAGCAAGGGAGAATCACATTCTGGAAAGCACGTGAGGTCTATTGACACATGCTACGTGGATACAGCGAGAGTTTCAGACGTTGAGGTAGAGCCTGGGAGCCATAGAGTGCTCACTGAAGAGGAATTGGCAACATTTAGGACGTCGTTTTGCACGAAGCATCATCAAAATAAATGTCCAAATAGTGATTCTTGCGAAAAGAGCCACTGTCTAACATGGCAAAGAAGAAATCCATTCGAGGTGGATTACTGTCCACACTTGTGCCCAGAGATTCAATTTGTCAAAAAATCGCGCAAAATGGTTCTGTATCGACGGTGTACGCGTGGTAAGAACTGCAACTTTGCACATtccaaggaagaggagCTCTACCATCCATTGGTTTACAAGACAAAGCAGTGTTCGGCGTATCCACGTTGTTCTCGCTATTTTTGCCCATTTGTTCATACTCCCGACGAACTCAGAGATGTTTCAAAGTTTAAAGGCACACTCAGGGAACAACCTTCCCCCGATGTTCCCACTGTACCTTCACGCGTGACAGGATCTCCTTCCGATGATGCTACTGGCGAACGAAAGGAAAAGCTCGGAGTTGATACAAAGATGCTCATTCCTCTTGATAGTGCCGAAACTCTAAAGTCTTCAACTCTGGAGCCATCAACAAGTTTATGGTATGAACTTCCAAACATGTGCAACTATGATGATTTAACATTCAAGGGCTTGTATGACGAGTATGGATCATTTCGAGTCGCTGATGATTATCAAGGTGAATTTGATTTACAGTTTACTCAAGTACCTCTGGACCCTACCGCTAGCAGAAGTGCCAATGTTAGAAGGCGTCAGCCTGTAAGTAAGTCTGGTGTATACGTGGACAATTATGGAATGGAGAACTATGGACTAGACTATGGCCTCAATTACGGCATGGAGTATGGAGTAGACCTTGACAACTTTGGTGCACAGTATGTGCAGTATGTATCGAATGACCTTGATGAACGATTCAACTCGCTCAATAttggaaagaatgaagatcAAACCGATGACTGTGCACTCAATGATATACTAGtcaagtttataaatgaaatTGGGGATAAATAG